The proteins below are encoded in one region of Candidatus Planktophila lacus:
- a CDS encoding nucleotide sugar dehydrogenase, which translates to MAKVAIIGQGYVGLTIAAFASKANEVVGFDNNQRVVDQLNQGISHIEGVDSAALKSAIAAGNYRASTSGSDISEAEIVVIAVPTPLDADRKPDLAFIESACKTIAENITHPVLVINESTSFPGTIRNFIKPLIEKLSANKIEHLYAISPERVDPGRVDWDQKNTPRLYAGLTPEASKKTRDFYSTFCDNLVEVSSPEVAEAAKLFENTFRQVNIALVNEFAQIAHALGISVHETLEAANTKPYGFMKFNPSAGVGGHCIPVDPSYLAHVAEGLGVPATFIERANEVNLEMPKYVVARVAADNGGSLNGKNVQVIGVAYKPNVADTRETPAELVIEELKRQGAKVTWHDAVVGSWHGEESTGLGGSEIAIVVTLHDAVDKKAVLASAPYVFDTTGKLTGAKGL; encoded by the coding sequence ATGGCCAAAGTTGCAATCATTGGTCAGGGCTACGTTGGTCTAACTATCGCGGCGTTCGCATCCAAGGCGAATGAAGTGGTGGGATTCGATAACAATCAAAGAGTCGTTGACCAGCTAAATCAAGGCATTTCGCATATCGAAGGCGTTGATAGCGCAGCGTTAAAGTCTGCGATTGCAGCCGGAAATTACCGAGCATCGACTAGCGGATCAGATATATCAGAGGCCGAAATAGTTGTGATTGCGGTTCCAACACCGCTTGATGCAGACCGAAAGCCAGATCTGGCGTTCATTGAGTCAGCATGCAAAACAATTGCAGAAAACATTACACATCCTGTTTTGGTGATTAATGAGTCAACTTCTTTTCCGGGCACGATTCGCAATTTTATTAAGCCGTTGATTGAGAAGTTATCGGCAAACAAAATTGAGCATTTATATGCGATTTCACCTGAGCGTGTAGATCCTGGCCGCGTAGATTGGGATCAGAAGAACACTCCTCGTTTGTATGCGGGTTTAACACCTGAGGCCTCGAAAAAGACTAGAGATTTTTATTCAACCTTTTGTGACAACCTGGTTGAAGTTTCATCGCCTGAAGTTGCAGAAGCGGCAAAGCTTTTTGAAAATACATTCAGACAGGTAAATATTGCCCTTGTAAATGAATTTGCTCAGATCGCACATGCCCTGGGTATTTCAGTCCACGAGACTTTGGAAGCCGCAAATACGAAGCCGTATGGATTTATGAAATTCAATCCAAGTGCAGGAGTTGGCGGCCATTGCATCCCGGTGGATCCTTCTTATCTTGCTCATGTCGCTGAAGGTTTAGGTGTGCCCGCGACATTTATTGAGCGCGCAAACGAAGTAAACCTCGAGATGCCTAAATATGTTGTCGCTCGAGTTGCTGCAGATAATGGTGGATCTTTAAATGGCAAGAACGTGCAAGTAATAGGTGTTGCCTATAAACCAAACGTGGCTGATACCCGCGAGACCCCAGCAGAGTTGGTTATTGAAGAACTCAAGCGCCAAGGAGCGAAAGTTACTTGGCATGATGCAGTTGTTGGCTCTTGGCACGGGGAAGAATCAACTGGTTTGGGTGGCTCAGAGATCGCAATAGTTGTTACTTTGCATGATGCGGTTGATAAGAAAGCCGTGCTTGCAAGTGCTCCGTATGTTTTTGATACAACCGGAAAGTTAACCGGCGCTAAAGGTTTGTAG
- a CDS encoding NAD-dependent epimerase/dehydratase family protein encodes MRVFITGGAGFIGSHLCDALLKEGHQVSILDNMSTGSAANIAHIKDQIEIHQGDIRDVALVEKAMAPADLVLHMAAALGVNTILENPIESVSTNFTGSEVVLNAATKLKKRIIIASTSEIYGKNPKQPLSETDDRVVGPPQKIRWTYSDAKALEEAIAHALFLTKQLKVTTIRLFNTVGPRQTGRYGMVLPRFVQSALKNEPITIYGDGTQSRVFCHVSDAVRAIITIAKTDSTIGEVYNIGGVGETTIKQLAEKIIERTNSNSTLTYTPYDQAYTAGYEDMQRRVPDITKIKNAIGWSPENTLDSIIDDVAAEMKK; translated from the coding sequence ATGCGCGTTTTCATCACCGGTGGAGCCGGTTTTATCGGTTCTCACCTATGTGATGCCCTGCTCAAGGAAGGCCACCAGGTCTCGATCCTCGACAACATGTCCACGGGATCTGCAGCCAATATCGCCCACATCAAAGATCAGATCGAAATCCACCAAGGCGATATCCGCGATGTCGCCCTCGTCGAAAAAGCCATGGCCCCTGCCGACCTCGTTCTGCACATGGCCGCAGCTCTTGGCGTAAACACAATCCTTGAAAACCCAATCGAATCAGTTTCAACCAACTTCACAGGTTCTGAAGTAGTTCTAAACGCTGCCACCAAATTAAAAAAGCGAATCATCATCGCAAGTACATCTGAGATTTACGGAAAGAATCCAAAGCAACCTTTATCTGAAACAGATGACCGCGTAGTCGGTCCTCCACAAAAGATCCGCTGGACTTATTCAGATGCCAAAGCGCTTGAAGAAGCGATCGCTCACGCGCTCTTTCTAACCAAGCAACTCAAAGTTACAACTATTCGCCTCTTTAACACGGTTGGTCCACGTCAAACCGGCCGCTACGGAATGGTTCTGCCGCGCTTCGTGCAATCAGCACTTAAGAACGAGCCAATCACAATCTACGGCGATGGAACCCAATCTCGCGTCTTCTGCCACGTTTCCGATGCTGTGCGCGCAATCATCACAATTGCAAAGACGGATTCAACAATCGGTGAGGTTTACAACATCGGTGGAGTTGGCGAAACTACAATCAAACAACTTGCTGAAAAAATTATTGAGCGCACTAATTCAAATTCAACGCTGACCTACACTCCATACGATCAGGCATACACCGCTGGCTATGAAGATATGCAGCGCCGCGTTCCAGATATCACCAAGATCAAAAACGCAATCGGCTGGTCACCAGAAAATACTCTGGATTCGATTATTGATGATGTTGCTGCTGAGATGAAGAAGTAA
- a CDS encoding ferric reductase-like transmembrane domain-containing protein, translating into MKSVAGVRKYSSAGTDWAAWLLGIGLGLTLALQLTTMSHSDITSVYAVIASVSRAAALVGTYFAIVGIFLVARIPWVERGVGHDRLVTWHRKLGPWSLYLIGFHVLFIVLSFAGQDHVALAVEMWRMLGNFEWMWWALAGFILMVAAGVTSYKKARAKMSYETWWTVHVLTYSAIAASFMHQVINGQMFIDHPLNRAYWTFLYVAMGFSILWWRIGIPLVRSLRHNLRVEKVVVEGPGVISVVMKGRKLTELAAEGGQFFGWRFAAKGHFLMSHPYSLSAAPTAHYLRITVKDLGDHSRSLASLSAGTRVFVEGPYGAFTAGRATMPHVVLVGGGVGITPVRALMDEFKNGVQMDVIYRASRKEDLVLKEELDYLEYHSNGSIRVHYLVGSRKEHPMDAKALKALVPRIADADIYICGPGPLVEAVKAAADDLGVPKNRFHDEAFAFHSE; encoded by the coding sequence ATGAAATCGGTTGCGGGCGTTCGTAAGTATTCGAGTGCAGGCACCGATTGGGCTGCCTGGTTGTTGGGTATTGGGTTGGGGCTCACCCTGGCGTTGCAGTTAACGACGATGAGCCATAGCGATATCACTTCGGTTTATGCAGTGATTGCTTCGGTGTCGCGGGCGGCAGCGCTGGTTGGTACTTACTTTGCGATTGTCGGCATTTTCTTGGTGGCGCGAATTCCGTGGGTAGAACGCGGGGTCGGGCACGATCGTTTGGTTACATGGCATCGCAAGTTGGGGCCATGGAGTTTGTATCTAATTGGTTTTCACGTGCTGTTTATAGTTTTGAGTTTTGCTGGGCAAGATCATGTGGCGTTGGCAGTTGAGATGTGGCGGATGCTCGGTAACTTCGAGTGGATGTGGTGGGCGCTCGCCGGATTTATTTTGATGGTGGCAGCTGGAGTTACGTCTTATAAGAAGGCGCGCGCCAAGATGAGTTATGAAACTTGGTGGACGGTTCACGTTCTTACTTATTCAGCGATTGCGGCATCGTTTATGCACCAGGTGATTAACGGGCAGATGTTTATCGATCATCCGCTTAATCGCGCGTACTGGACGTTTCTATATGTGGCGATGGGCTTTTCGATTTTATGGTGGCGTATCGGTATTCCTTTGGTGCGCTCGCTGCGCCATAACTTGCGCGTTGAGAAAGTTGTTGTTGAAGGACCTGGCGTTATCTCGGTTGTGATGAAGGGGCGCAAGCTCACTGAACTTGCAGCAGAAGGCGGACAGTTCTTTGGTTGGCGCTTTGCAGCTAAGGGACATTTCTTGATGTCGCATCCTTATTCTTTGTCGGCAGCTCCTACTGCGCATTACCTGCGAATCACCGTCAAAGATTTAGGTGATCATTCAAGATCACTTGCTTCGCTTAGTGCGGGGACGCGAGTCTTTGTGGAAGGGCCATATGGCGCCTTTACTGCAGGGCGCGCGACTATGCCGCATGTGGTGTTGGTGGGTGGCGGTGTTGGAATCACGCCGGTGCGCGCATTGATGGATGAGTTTAAGAACGGTGTGCAGATGGATGTTATCTATCGAGCATCGCGTAAAGAAGATTTGGTTTTAAAGGAAGAGCTCGACTATTTGGAGTATCACTCAAATGGTTCTATTCGGGTGCATTACTTAGTTGGGTCGCGTAAGGAGCATCCGATGGATGCCAAGGCGCTAAAGGCTTTGGTGCCGCGGATTGCTGATGCCGATATCTATATCTGTGGCCCTGGGCCGTTGGTGGAGGCGGTAAAGGCTGCAGCAGATGATCTGGGTGTGCCGAAGAATCGATTCCACGATGAAGCGTTTGCATTTCATAGTGAGTAA
- a CDS encoding FMN-binding protein: MKRAILIATGTVGGLGAVLAITPPTFTSTESSSMALPGAAVDPASTASTPAATQSATPTMSATAAATAKATPSKSAATNNSQSQTSAATPTKVAAAPAAKLVSGTFTGDSVDVRYGFVQVKITVENGKITDAQAVTAPSGRNDRWTQMSVPVLRQRTLAAQSANISGVSGASFTSYGWYTSLASALAKAGM, from the coding sequence ATGAAACGCGCGATACTGATTGCAACCGGAACCGTTGGTGGGTTGGGTGCGGTCTTGGCGATTACGCCGCCGACATTTACATCTACTGAAAGTTCTTCGATGGCGCTGCCGGGGGCTGCGGTTGATCCTGCAAGCACTGCATCGACACCTGCTGCAACGCAGAGCGCTACGCCAACAATGTCTGCGACTGCCGCTGCGACTGCGAAAGCAACTCCAAGTAAATCTGCGGCGACGAATAATTCACAGAGCCAAACTTCGGCTGCGACTCCAACTAAGGTGGCAGCTGCACCGGCAGCGAAATTGGTTAGCGGAACATTTACTGGTGATTCAGTTGATGTGCGCTACGGATTTGTTCAGGTGAAGATAACTGTTGAAAACGGCAAGATCACTGATGCGCAGGCTGTCACGGCGCCATCAGGGCGTAATGATCGATGGACGCAGATGTCAGTGCCGGTACTGCGCCAGCGCACCTTGGCTGCGCAATCGGCGAATATTTCGGGAGTATCCGGTGCATCATTTACTTCATACGGTTGGTACACGTCGCTGGCTAGCGCGCTGGCAAAGGCGGGGATGTAA
- a CDS encoding FAD:protein FMN transferase → MVRKRYEIDVWGTVLFLDLGSSKVDEAAIDAAVEGVKKFVHGLDEDFSTYKDGSFVSRLRRGEISIEQCPTDVQEVWQLCAVARDLTGGAFDPWAVAGGFDPSGYVKGWAADRVALMLMDAGCENVQVNAAGDLTLRGGVVEKGVAGPWKIGVVNPDNRQEVLRIFEINDGAIATSGTYERGAHIFDPHSGTIAIGAKSATVLGPDGGLTDALATALMVAGEDGAGWFGQPELAEYSAWVIDRHSGGAWGVGPAIR, encoded by the coding sequence GTGGTGCGTAAGCGATATGAGATAGACGTTTGGGGCACCGTTCTCTTTTTAGATTTGGGTTCGAGCAAAGTTGACGAGGCTGCGATTGATGCGGCGGTTGAGGGCGTTAAGAAATTTGTTCACGGGCTTGATGAGGATTTCTCGACCTATAAAGATGGTTCGTTTGTATCGCGTTTGCGACGTGGAGAAATCTCGATTGAGCAATGTCCGACTGATGTGCAAGAGGTTTGGCAGCTATGTGCGGTTGCGCGCGATTTAACGGGTGGGGCATTTGATCCGTGGGCGGTTGCGGGTGGTTTTGATCCATCTGGTTATGTGAAGGGATGGGCGGCAGATCGTGTTGCTTTGATGTTGATGGACGCGGGCTGCGAGAACGTGCAGGTAAATGCCGCTGGTGATTTAACGCTGCGTGGTGGTGTTGTTGAAAAGGGTGTGGCGGGGCCGTGGAAGATCGGTGTTGTTAATCCCGATAATCGCCAAGAAGTTCTGCGGATATTTGAGATAAATGATGGCGCGATTGCGACGAGCGGAACATACGAACGCGGGGCGCATATCTTCGATCCGCACTCCGGCACGATTGCAATCGGTGCGAAATCAGCGACGGTGCTTGGGCCAGATGGTGGGTTAACGGATGCGCTGGCTACGGCGTTGATGGTTGCAGGTGAAGATGGTGCGGGATGGTTTGGACAGCCCGAATTAGCGGAATATTCAGCGTGGGTTATCGATCGCCATAGCGGTGGCGCTTGGGGCGTAGGGCCAGCAATTAGATAG
- a CDS encoding heme-degrading domain-containing protein, with the protein MVETTGGFTSAGLAREAEALVLPSLTQAQAIEIGEIGFAKASARALPIIVEVRLGDWTVFKVALPGSKPDNDSWVARKARVVMATGKSTMHVRVDAEERGVDWYSETGLSEELHAIHGGGLALNVAGQGLAGILLISGLPQVEDHLLGVEVITEYLARQGENA; encoded by the coding sequence ATGGTCGAAACTACTGGGGGCTTTACCAGCGCAGGTCTTGCGCGAGAGGCCGAGGCTTTGGTTTTGCCGTCGTTGACGCAGGCGCAAGCGATTGAAATTGGCGAGATTGGTTTTGCTAAAGCTAGTGCACGGGCGTTGCCGATAATTGTGGAAGTTCGATTAGGTGACTGGACTGTTTTTAAAGTTGCCCTGCCGGGTTCTAAACCAGATAACGATTCTTGGGTGGCGCGTAAGGCGCGCGTTGTGATGGCGACAGGTAAGTCGACGATGCATGTACGAGTAGATGCTGAAGAACGTGGCGTTGATTGGTATTCAGAAACAGGTTTGAGCGAAGAGCTGCATGCTATTCACGGTGGTGGACTTGCTTTAAACGTTGCGGGTCAAGGTTTGGCAGGAATATTGCTGATTAGCGGTTTGCCGCAAGTTGAAGATCATTTATTAGGCGTTGAAGTAATTACCGAATACTTGGCACGTCAAGGAGAAAATGCATGA
- a CDS encoding carbohydrate kinase family protein: protein MSIWVCGEVLIDLLPGTPERIAVVGGGPANTAKALARLGHDVHFIDGISTDDYGVSARAELLADEVKLDLALTSDKPTCLAIVSIGADGGATYEFKIDGTSTFDFGLNWLPDPSVHKPNVLHIGTLVTIIEPGASVLYDWALQVAEFAPIVFDPNIRPSVMGDRDLYQAAVEKWAAISSVIKVSDDDLAWLFPDQKYEDVAKRWVKDGAALVVVTRGANGSIGFTEGGSEEVPGVKVDVVDTVGAGDTVGAIIVEAMVQDGILSLQGEGLKKVLARAAAAAAITCSRAGAQPPYKHELAKL from the coding sequence ATGAGCATCTGGGTTTGCGGAGAAGTTTTAATTGATTTGTTGCCGGGCACACCAGAGCGCATTGCTGTAGTTGGTGGCGGACCTGCAAATACCGCAAAGGCGCTGGCGCGACTTGGCCACGATGTTCACTTCATTGATGGAATCTCAACCGACGATTATGGAGTTTCTGCTCGCGCAGAACTATTGGCAGATGAAGTAAAACTAGATTTAGCTTTGACGAGTGATAAACCAACTTGTTTGGCGATTGTGTCAATCGGTGCCGATGGTGGTGCGACGTATGAATTTAAGATTGATGGCACATCAACATTTGATTTTGGTTTGAACTGGTTGCCTGATCCTTCAGTGCATAAGCCAAATGTGCTTCACATCGGCACTTTGGTAACGATTATTGAGCCTGGGGCAAGCGTTTTATACGATTGGGCGCTGCAGGTGGCTGAGTTTGCACCGATCGTCTTTGATCCAAATATTCGCCCATCTGTAATGGGAGATCGCGATCTTTATCAGGCAGCCGTTGAAAAATGGGCGGCAATCTCAAGTGTTATCAAGGTCAGCGATGATGATTTAGCTTGGTTATTTCCTGATCAGAAGTATGAAGATGTGGCCAAGCGCTGGGTTAAAGATGGTGCAGCACTCGTTGTGGTTACACGTGGTGCAAATGGTTCGATCGGCTTTACCGAAGGTGGAAGTGAAGAAGTACCTGGAGTGAAAGTTGATGTAGTTGACACTGTTGGTGCCGGTGACACTGTGGGTGCGATCATTGTTGAAGCGATGGTGCAAGATGGAATTTTATCTTTGCAGGGTGAAGGTCTAAAGAAAGTCTTGGCGCGCGCCGCAGCAGCTGCCGCGATCACGTGTTCTCGTGCGGGGGCGCAACCTCCTTACAAGCACGAGCTCGCAAAACTCTAA
- a CDS encoding aldose 1-epimerase, with the protein MQYIDDAEFQIAIDLDNGARITSITWRDMQFAVPYRGDPLTHGWYAMGPWAGRIRDGIMFGADGEEIQLPTNVVPPHAIHGYGFTSSWQEIGPGRSLLHLPKPYGGATIEQTIEVLDDAVRWSLEYDPGDCKLPAWLGMHPWFPRDLDRGGSAEIEFKAAKMLKRDEDGIPTGEYVPQPVGPWDDAFTEIQGVPAIVWEDCARIDVESDAAWWVVYNEDPEGVCVEPQTAPPDAQNLGISGEHYIEALFVFSEA; encoded by the coding sequence ATGCAATATATCGATGATGCAGAATTTCAAATCGCAATTGATCTAGATAACGGCGCGCGCATTACATCGATTACTTGGCGAGATATGCAATTTGCAGTTCCTTATCGTGGAGACCCACTAACTCATGGTTGGTATGCAATGGGTCCGTGGGCTGGGCGAATTCGTGACGGAATCATGTTTGGCGCAGATGGTGAAGAGATTCAATTACCAACAAATGTTGTGCCGCCGCATGCGATTCATGGTTATGGATTTACTTCTTCGTGGCAAGAAATTGGTCCGGGGCGTTCTTTGCTGCATCTACCAAAGCCTTACGGTGGCGCAACTATCGAACAAACCATTGAAGTTTTAGATGATGCTGTTCGTTGGTCACTTGAATATGACCCAGGTGATTGCAAGTTGCCGGCATGGCTTGGAATGCACCCTTGGTTTCCGCGCGATCTCGATCGTGGCGGCAGCGCAGAGATCGAATTTAAAGCTGCGAAGATGCTCAAGCGCGATGAAGATGGAATTCCCACCGGTGAATATGTTCCGCAACCTGTGGGTCCTTGGGATGATGCATTTACTGAAATTCAGGGCGTCCCAGCGATTGTCTGGGAAGACTGCGCGCGCATTGATGTTGAATCCGATGCGGCTTGGTGGGTTGTCTATAACGAAGATCCCGAAGGTGTTTGCGTAGAGCCACAGACGGCGCCACCTGATGCGCAGAACTTAGGCATAAGTGGTGAGCATTACATCGAAGCGCTCTTCGTATTTTCCGAAGCGTAA
- a CDS encoding transaminase: protein MSTQIDRGRLAELRKVEEERFLANHKKSAEAFADSQKVMHEGVPMSWMAKWPGAHPVFVKEAKGAKFTDIDGNTYIDFCLGDTGSMTGHSPDATIAAIKRQADIGITSMLPTLDAAVVSKELASRFGLPKWQFTVTATDANRHVIRYCRLITGRSKIIVIDRCYHGSVDETFATLDDAGNTVKREGNLGAPVDLDVTTRVVEFNDLAGMEAALKHGDVAAILMEPAMTNVGIVLPEDGYLYAVQDLAKKYGALLIIDETHTISVGPGGMTLDLGLKPDFLTIGKAIAGGIPVGTFGMTDDVANSIKKLVELEIIDTGGIGSTLAGNAMSLAAMRATLSEVLTAAAFKEMIALGDRWSDGVDAAIAEFDLDWHCNRLGARGEYIFKGKAPRTGRDAAESGDFELEQYIHLRLLNDGFLLTPFHNMALMSPATTAADVDAHTAAFRAMCAELVG, encoded by the coding sequence ATGTCTACACAAATCGATCGTGGCCGTTTAGCCGAGCTTCGCAAAGTTGAAGAAGAGCGCTTCTTAGCAAATCACAAGAAGAGCGCGGAAGCATTTGCTGATTCGCAGAAAGTGATGCACGAAGGTGTGCCAATGTCGTGGATGGCTAAGTGGCCAGGTGCGCATCCGGTTTTCGTAAAGGAAGCAAAGGGCGCGAAGTTCACCGATATTGATGGCAACACTTATATCGATTTCTGTTTAGGCGATACCGGTTCGATGACTGGTCACTCTCCAGATGCAACGATTGCTGCGATAAAGCGCCAGGCAGATATCGGAATCACTTCGATGTTGCCAACTCTTGATGCCGCTGTAGTTTCTAAGGAACTTGCCTCACGTTTTGGTCTGCCAAAGTGGCAATTCACAGTCACCGCAACCGATGCGAACCGCCACGTTATTCGTTACTGCCGCCTGATTACTGGGCGTAGCAAGATCATCGTTATCGATCGCTGCTATCACGGCAGCGTTGATGAAACTTTTGCAACTTTGGATGATGCAGGAAATACAGTAAAGCGCGAAGGAAACCTGGGCGCACCTGTAGATCTTGATGTAACAACTCGCGTAGTTGAATTCAATGATTTGGCTGGCATGGAAGCGGCGCTAAAGCACGGTGATGTTGCGGCAATTTTGATGGAACCTGCGATGACCAATGTCGGCATTGTTCTGCCTGAAGATGGCTATCTCTACGCGGTGCAGGATCTTGCCAAGAAGTACGGCGCACTGTTGATCATTGATGAGACTCACACAATTTCTGTTGGTCCTGGCGGAATGACGCTAGACCTTGGACTAAAGCCTGATTTCTTAACTATCGGCAAGGCCATTGCTGGCGGTATTCCAGTTGGCACATTTGGAATGACCGATGACGTCGCGAATTCAATTAAGAAGTTAGTTGAACTAGAAATTATTGACACTGGCGGAATTGGCAGCACCTTGGCAGGCAATGCAATGTCACTTGCTGCTATGCGTGCAACGTTGAGCGAAGTATTAACAGCTGCGGCATTTAAAGAGATGATCGCACTCGGTGATCGTTGGAGCGATGGTGTTGATGCTGCGATTGCCGAATTTGATTTGGATTGGCACTGCAACCGTTTAGGTGCGCGCGGTGAGTACATCTTTAAAGGTAAGGCGCCGCGCACTGGTCGCGATGCTGCTGAATCAGGAGATTTCGAACTCGAGCAATACATTCACTTGCGCTTGCTAAACGATGGTTTCTTGTTGACGCCATTTCACAATATGGCGCTGATGTCACCGGCAACAACCGCCGCTGACGTCGATGCGCATACTGCGGCATTTCGCGCCATGTGCGCTGAATTAGTCGGCTAG
- a CDS encoding GNAT family N-acetyltransferase gives MRHILKIHRSLTDPLPTAKREYALRTFDPALDKERWLDLNNKIFAHHPDQGNWAMQDLENRMAENWFDPEGFFFAVKGEEVVGFCWTKIHQDFVNQEPVGELYVVGVDPDHAHQGIGRAVSVAAINYLVAKGLKHSMLYVDADNEKGLALYTSLGFN, from the coding sequence ATGCGCCATATTCTCAAGATCCACCGCTCGTTAACCGATCCACTCCCAACTGCAAAACGCGAATACGCACTTCGCACCTTTGATCCTGCACTCGATAAAGAACGTTGGCTCGACCTAAATAACAAGATATTTGCCCACCACCCAGATCAGGGAAATTGGGCGATGCAGGATCTAGAAAACCGCATGGCCGAAAATTGGTTTGATCCCGAAGGCTTTTTCTTCGCGGTAAAAGGTGAAGAAGTAGTTGGCTTTTGCTGGACCAAGATCCATCAAGATTTCGTAAATCAAGAGCCAGTTGGCGAGCTTTACGTTGTCGGAGTTGATCCAGATCATGCACATCAAGGCATCGGCCGCGCAGTTTCTGTTGCTGCGATTAATTACCTCGTTGCAAAAGGCTTAAAGCACTCGATGCTTTACGTCGATGCCGATAACGAAAAAGGTTTAGCGCTTTATACAAGCCTGGGCTTTAACTAA
- a CDS encoding response regulator transcription factor encodes MAKVLLLTNTNGASAEVLPSLALLQHTVKILPAEASVLIDSPVMDIVFVDARRDLPAAKNLTRLLTSTGVGAPVIAITTEGGLSAMSADWGVDDVMLDTAGPAEVDARIRMCIGTHLAALTAADPTAGEIRTGDVVIDESTYTAKIKGRSLDLTFKEFELLKYLAQHPGRVFTRAQLLQEIWGYDYFGGTRTVDVHIRRLRSKLGPEFEAIIGTVRNVGYRFTLPNGGKESPITERV; translated from the coding sequence ATGGCCAAGGTGTTGTTACTGACAAACACCAATGGCGCGAGCGCGGAAGTTCTTCCATCACTTGCTCTCTTGCAGCACACAGTAAAAATCTTGCCGGCTGAAGCCAGCGTCCTAATCGATTCGCCAGTTATGGATATCGTCTTTGTTGATGCGCGTCGCGATCTGCCTGCTGCAAAGAACCTCACACGTTTACTTACATCAACCGGCGTTGGTGCACCTGTAATTGCAATTACAACTGAAGGTGGCCTATCTGCGATGAGCGCAGACTGGGGCGTCGACGATGTCATGCTCGATACCGCAGGCCCTGCCGAAGTCGATGCACGTATCCGTATGTGTATTGGTACTCACCTTGCCGCGCTAACTGCAGCAGATCCAACCGCCGGTGAAATTCGCACAGGCGATGTTGTAATTGATGAAAGCACTTACACCGCAAAGATCAAGGGCCGTTCACTTGATTTAACATTTAAAGAGTTTGAACTTCTTAAATATCTCGCACAGCATCCAGGACGCGTATTTACTCGCGCACAGTTGTTGCAAGAAATTTGGGGTTATGATTATTTCGGAGGCACACGCACTGTCGACGTTCACATACGTCGCCTGCGTTCCAAACTCGGCCCAGAATTCGAAGCAATTATCGGAACAGTTCGTAACGTTGGTTATCGCTTCACACTTCCTAACGGTGGCAAAGAGAGCCCTATTACTGAGCGGGTCTAA
- a CDS encoding thioredoxin family protein, with amino-acid sequence MKTFVPLLIVLAGATGFGIWFQRTRGEFRKKKTVNGPKLTAAIVGTELGSRATMVQFSSAFCTPCRATKALLEDMVKTMPDVRYAHIDAESHLELVRELNILSTPTTLFLNGAGVEVGRAMGTPKRAQVHTALAAIH; translated from the coding sequence GTGAAAACATTCGTTCCACTTCTTATTGTGCTGGCTGGCGCCACTGGCTTTGGCATCTGGTTTCAGCGCACGCGTGGGGAATTTCGCAAGAAGAAGACGGTAAATGGGCCGAAGTTAACGGCTGCGATCGTGGGAACCGAGCTTGGGTCGCGGGCAACGATGGTGCAGTTTTCATCAGCGTTCTGTACTCCATGCCGGGCCACTAAGGCGTTGCTCGAAGATATGGTCAAAACGATGCCAGATGTTCGCTATGCCCACATCGATGCTGAATCGCACCTCGAATTGGTGCGTGAGTTAAATATCTTGTCGACGCCAACCACTTTGTTTCTAAATGGTGCAGGCGTTGAAGTTGGTCGCGCTATGGGCACGCCTAAGCGTGCACAAGTGCATACCGCGCTCGCTGCTATTCATTAA
- a CDS encoding DUF4395 domain-containing protein: MSVQIDARGPRFSAAITTVVLAVALVTSNIWVAAFQAVVFAIGAIRGPQFTPYAVIFKKLIKPRLKSETTFEDVRPPQFAQSIGLAFALVAVIASVTGADGLFTIAVGFALAAAFLNSAFNFCLGCQVYLLLVRARVAK, from the coding sequence ATGTCAGTACAAATAGATGCAAGAGGACCAAGATTTTCGGCGGCGATTACAACTGTGGTTTTAGCAGTCGCGCTAGTTACATCAAATATTTGGGTGGCTGCATTTCAAGCAGTTGTCTTTGCGATCGGTGCAATCCGTGGTCCGCAATTTACTCCTTACGCAGTTATCTTTAAGAAGTTAATTAAGCCGCGTCTAAAGTCAGAAACAACGTTTGAAGATGTGCGTCCTCCGCAATTTGCACAGAGCATTGGTCTTGCTTTTGCACTTGTTGCCGTGATCGCATCTGTGACCGGTGCCGATGGGCTCTTTACAATCGCAGTTGGATTTGCACTTGCCGCAGCGTTTTTAAATTCAGCATTTAACTTCTGCTTGGGCTGCCAGGTATATCTACTGCTCGTACGCGCACGCGTAGCCAAATAA